A segment of the Candidatus Pelagisphaera phototrophica genome:
ATGATAGACTACCCGGTACTACCGCTCTGAGTCGTCTATGAACTTTTGAGTTTTTCCCCGTGAGAAGCAATGGATTCATAAGCCTTCAAACTGCTAAAATCAGACAGCAGACTAAAAGGTTTTTCCTATCGCGAAGCCCACAGGAATCCAGTCTCGAAAAAAAGATATTCATTCCATCCGATCGAGTTCCCGCAGAAGGGGAATCGAACCCTCTTTGCGGCAAATCAGTAACACACCGCTGCATTCGAAAGAGGAGGAAGTCGAAGCCACGTGGGAGGACATGATCGAAGTAGAACAGGCCTCCACCTACCTCTTCAAAGAGAACGATCCGACCAATGTTGCGACCGAGGAATCCTCCAATCAGCTCAAGAGTGATCTGGAAGAAGCGATTTCTCGCATTTCCGAACTGGAGTGTTCCAACGAGGAGCTCAAGGAGGCTCGTACAAAAGCGGAAAACTTCCTCTTCGAGCTTAAAAAGCACAGTGACGCAATGGGTGGTGCATCCGCAGAAACGGTAGAGCGAATAGCGTAGCTCGAGGGACGTTAAAAGAAGCTGAAAGAACGCGGGTCGCGAATTGCTAAGCAAAAGGCGGACACGGAAGTCCTCCTTGCAGGCTTGGAAGGGCTACAATTCGAACTCGAAGAAAAAGGGATCGCATCAGACTCGGGAACAGCCTAACTTCAAAAGAATCTCGATGCTGCCCAACTAGAGTGGAACGTGACAAGATTCGATCTGGAAGCGCAAAGGAAGCCGCGGTCCCCTTCCCACTGGTCGTCGCAGTTCCGAGGACTAGTTAGTCCCCGAAACTTACGCATCCATTGCGGTCCTGAATCCTAGGTTTCCCGTTGAGGAATCAGGGGTATTCGAAGTACGAGCAGCAACCCGATAACGGTTGCAGTAGCTGTCGTGGCAAAGATAGGACCCGCCCTTCATCACTTTGCGACCACCCGTATCGGGCCCTTGAGGATTCGGCTCCTTATGGATTAAGCGCCAGTTCGGAGAAAACCAATCGCTGCACCATTCCCATACATTCCCCACCAAATTGTACATTCCAAATCCATTGGCGCGAAACGACTTCGCCGGAGCGGACCCCACGTGACCATCTTCTGCTGTATTCGCTAGCGGGAAATTTCCCTGCCAAATATTACAGCGATGCTTTCCTTCAGGGTGGAGCTCATCTCCCCAAGGATAAATTTTCTGTTCTAAACCTCCTCGCGCAGCTTTCTCCCACTCCGCTTCCGTTGGGAGACGGTGTCCCTTCCATTGGCAATAAGCAACTGCATCTGACCAACTTATGTGAACCGCCGGGTAGTCCGTCCTCTTTTTAATGTTTGATCCAGGACCTTCAGGCTTTCTCCAATAGGCTCCCTCTACTCCGTACCACCATTCGAGCCCTTGCACGTTTTGTGGCTTGAGGCGTTTCAGAACCGAATTCTGTAAGAGAATATGGAATACATATGACCAGCCAAACTGTTCCGCTTCCGAGACATACCCGGTATCATCCACAAACTCTCCAAACTCGCGATTCGTTACGCAGCAGCGCGAAATCCAATAAGGATCCATAGAGACTTCGATCACCTTCTTTTCTCCATCCGCCTCCCAGCCTTTATCACTATCGGTACCCATCAGGAAAGATCCCGCTTCAATCAGGACCATTCCTTCGCGGCTACCATAATGGGGTGACCGCTTGGATTCGGGCTTTTCAGAACACTCATTTACAGTTACACGCTCTCCAGTGATTGATGATTTGGTTGGCAGACAGCAACCGGGATTTGGCTTGGGTTCCATAGCTACTAAAGGAATTTATAAACCTATGATCGCTCCATTCTAGTCCGAGTGTCAACCAATCCCAAAGGTTGGTGCACGCAACCTATCTCCCGAATGCCTGATCTTTTTTCGCACTCGTCTCACCCCTGCTGTGAGAATTCGCCGCGTTTCGGAATAGCTCCCGGCTTAAGTTCCAGATCCCTTTTCGATTGGCCCAGGCCTTACTTTCGACTGCTATCAAATTCTGACGAAATCCCACACCCGCCGCCAAATACTCAGCGAAACCAAGACTTAGCAATCGCCGATTCTATGACAGGAAGAATTTCTCAAGAATAGACAAGGACCGCTCCATCTCTCCATCCTCTATGAACTCGTCAGCCTTATGCGCTTGTTCGATATCTCCTGGACCAAACACAACCGTTGGGATCCCCGCAGCCGAATAAGCTACGCCATTCGTCATAAACGCGACTTCCTTAAAGTCGGTTTGACTACCCGCTTTCTCCGCGCTTTTCGCTAAGGCTTGCGGGAACCAATTATCATTCTCTGTATTCAGAGATGGCCGCTCCAAAAAGGTCGACACTTCCGTTTCCGTCTCCGACTGGACGATGGTTTCAATCCCCTCCCGGGCCACCTCCATTCTCTCTCCAATTCCAAGTCTCCGGTCCACATCGATGATACAGCTGTCAGGAATGATATTAAATCCGATTCCCCCGGTCACCTTCCCAACATTCAAGCTCCCTTTTTCAATGAACGCCCTATCTTCGTCCTGGGAAAGCAATTCCGCGTACCGATTTAGCTTCTCAACAATTCGCGCTATCTTATAGATCGCATTTTCTCCAAGTTCCGGGGTGGAGCCATGGGCCGCTTTCCCTCGAGACTCGATGGTGTAGCGGCAGACTCCCTTGTGCTTGGTAATGAGGGAGCTTCGCGTCGGCTCGCCGGTGATTGCCGCCACGATGTTGAGTTCCCCAACCAGCTCAGCGAGCTTGAACGCACCCAATTGCTTAGACTCCTCATCCGCGGTTGCGGCAAAAACCAGCGAATAGCTCAAAGGCGTGTCAGCCTGGGCAAGCCTTCGGGCCAATAGCATAAAAACCGCTAGACTCGCTTTCGTGTCGCACGCTCCCCGGCCGAAATACTTGCCTTCTTTTTCCGTCAAATCATAGGGACTTCCGTCGAACCAGCCCGCGACCCCAACCGTGTCCATGTGAGCCTCGACCAGAACCGCCGGCCGATCGTCAGGACCAATTCGAGCCATTAGGTTG
Coding sequences within it:
- a CDS encoding M20 family metallopeptidase, translated to MSECLKLLKELVAIPSVNPVYGGPGEPHVESFVSDFLRSHGIEFRVQEVLPGRNNLMARIGPDDRPAVLVEAHMDTVGVAGWFDGSPYDLTEKEGKYFGRGACDTKASLAVFMLLARRLAQADTPLSYSLVFAATADEESKQLGAFKLAELVGELNIVAAITGEPTRSSLITKHKGVCRYTIESRGKAAHGSTPELGENAIYKIARIVEKLNRYAELLSQDEDRAFIEKGSLNVGKVTGGIGFNIIPDSCIIDVDRRLGIGERMEVAREGIETIVQSETETEVSTFLERPSLNTENDNWFPQALAKSAEKAGSQTDFKEVAFMTNGVAYSAAGIPTVVFGPGDIEQAHKADEFIEDGEMERSLSILEKFFLS
- a CDS encoding formylglycine-generating enzyme family protein; protein product: MEPKPNPGCCLPTKSSITGERVTVNECSEKPESKRSPHYGSREGMVLIEAGSFLMGTDSDKGWEADGEKKVIEVSMDPYWISRCCVTNREFGEFVDDTGYVSEAEQFGWSYVFHILLQNSVLKRLKPQNVQGLEWWYGVEGAYWRKPEGPGSNIKKRTDYPAVHISWSDAVAYCQWKGHRLPTEAEWEKAARGGLEQKIYPWGDELHPEGKHRCNIWQGNFPLANTAEDGHVGSAPAKSFRANGFGMYNLVGNVWEWCSDWFSPNWRLIHKEPNPQGPDTGGRKVMKGGSYLCHDSYCNRYRVAARTSNTPDSSTGNLGFRTAMDA